The genomic interval GGGCGCACCGTGATCTTCTCCGCGACCATCGTCATCTGCGCCGCGGCCGGAATCCTGTTGTTCCCGCAGGGATTTCTGCGTTCGTTCGCCTACGGTTCGATGGTCACCGTGGCGCTGGCGGCGCTCACCGCCGTCACCGTACTGCCCGCGCTGCTCGCCGTGCTGGGCCGCCGCGTGGACTGGCTGGGCTTCGACCGGTTCCGCCGGGTGCGGCCCCCCGATGCGGTGCGCGACGGCAACATCTGGGGCCGGATCGCCGGGCGGGTGATGAAAAGGCCGCTGGCCGTGGCTGTTCCGGTGTGCGCGGCGCTGCTGCTGCTCATCGCTCCGGTCGCGAACGTGACGTTCGGAACCATCAGCGAACGGTTCCTGCCACCGGATCACCCGACCCGACTGGCGCAGCAGCACTTCGACGAGATCTTCCCGCTGCGCCAGATCGACCCGGTCGACCTGGTGCTGATCACCTACGACCCCCGCACCACCGATTCGGTTCTGGCACAGGCGAATCGGGCTCCCGGACTGGCCGCGCCGTTCCCCGCGCTGCTGCAACGACCGGCGCAGTCCAGCGTCTTCACCACCAACACCGTGCTCGCCGCCGACGCCGACGCCGACGCGACCATCGACTATCTGCGGTCGATGCCGCTGCCGAGCGGCACCGTGCTCATGGTCGGCGGCCAACCGGCCGTGGAGAAGGACAGCGTCGACGCGCTGCTCGCGCGCATGCCGCTGATGGTGGCACTGGTCTTCCTGGCCACCACGGTGCTGATGGTGCTCACCTTCGGCTCGCTGGTGCTGCCGCTGAAGGCGGGCCTGCTGAACCTGCTCGGCCTCGGGTCCACGCTCGGCATCCTGACCTGGATCTTCGTCGAAGGGCACGGCGCCGGGCTGCTGGGTTTCACGCCACAGCCGATCATGTCGCTGGTGCTGGTGCTGATCATCTCGGTCATCTACGGGCTGTCCACCGACTACGAGATCTTCCTGCTGGCCCGTATCGTCGAGGCACGCGCGGCGGGCGCGCCCACCACCGCGGCGATCCGCACGGGTGTCGCGAGCACCGGCCGCATCATCACCGCCGCGGCCCTGATCCTGCTCGTGGTGACCGGCGCCTTCGCCCTGTCCGACCTGGTGATGATGCAGTACATCGCGGTCGGCATGGTGACGGCCCTGTTCATCGACGCCGCCATCCTGCGCGTCCTCCTCGTCCCCGCCACCATGAAACTACTCGGCGAGACCAGCTGGTGGTCCCCTTCCTGGTTGCGACGCAAGCAGACCCACCCCACACCCCCCGATCCCCTCCCCGAGGATCCCGCCCCCACCCGCCCCGCAAAGGACCACGCCCACTCGATCTGACCCCGCCACCAACCGAGCCCGCAGACAGCCGACACGTGCGCGGGACGGGGTCGGCGCGGCGGTACAGTAGGCCGCAATGGATCTCGATCAGGCCACCGGGTTTGCGGATGCGCAGGTTGCGGTTGCTCATTCGCGGCCGGAGGATCGGTTGCGGCTGGCGGCGGGGTTCTATCCGGATGGGGTGCCGGGGTATCAGCGGGCCGAGCTGACCTTTCTGCGTTGGGAGTTGGGGCGCGGGGTGCTGCATCCGGTGTCGGGCAGCCCGTGGTGGCGGGCGATCAACGATCGGCTGCTGCGGGACAAGCTGGCCGCTCGGCTGCTGTGGGACGCGGGCGCCGAGGCGACGGTGC from Nocardia wallacei carries:
- a CDS encoding MMPL family transporter; this encodes MFAEFAHWAEIVVRRRFTVIVVTGLGLLALGGYGLGLGDHLSSSGWDDPTSESARAARVKDQVFGHDHSADVILLYHAPEGGTIDDPAFARTVVESLNSLPQRHPAEIAKINGAYWPTDTGMTLPDLFGSADRKHAFASVAISGGSDTETMRNFRKVKGSFDIPGIRMEVAGGQAVAGALNDTMTHDQHRMELFAIPAVAVLLFFVFGGVVAAALPLIVGGLTVGAAWGIIRLLTTVTEVNSFVSPVVSMIGLGLAIDYGLFIVSRFREELAAGRDVADAVRRSVSTAGRTVIFSATIVICAAAGILLFPQGFLRSFAYGSMVTVALAALTAVTVLPALLAVLGRRVDWLGFDRFRRVRPPDAVRDGNIWGRIAGRVMKRPLAVAVPVCAALLLLIAPVANVTFGTISERFLPPDHPTRLAQQHFDEIFPLRQIDPVDLVLITYDPRTTDSVLAQANRAPGLAAPFPALLQRPAQSSVFTTNTVLAADADADATIDYLRSMPLPSGTVLMVGGQPAVEKDSVDALLARMPLMVALVFLATTVLMVLTFGSLVLPLKAGLLNLLGLGSTLGILTWIFVEGHGAGLLGFTPQPIMSLVLVLIISVIYGLSTDYEIFLLARIVEARAAGAPTTAAIRTGVASTGRIITAAALILLVVTGAFALSDLVMMQYIAVGMVTALFIDAAILRVLLVPATMKLLGETSWWSPSWLRRKQTHPTPPDPLPEDPAPTRPAKDHAHSI